A stretch of the Nicotiana tabacum cultivar K326 chromosome 6, ASM71507v2, whole genome shotgun sequence genome encodes the following:
- the LOC142182155 gene encoding uncharacterized protein LOC142182155: MVNGKRRRLTLKKMKKEDGNWIEGDDDIADEAIIFFQKQFTREEHLVDLSLLQLILRVIDGDDNEKLSAPPTLEEIKDIIFSMSIHNAPGPDGISGKFYQSCTEIPKAFTHTCLTLIPKKLISPSLTGFIKGRSITDNIILTQEMVHNIKQPSLAGFNPFLCDKKGPTLTHLCYVDDTILFSSRDLLSLKLMMSKLEAYEKISGQMVNRQKSAFYVPSNFNGSRICDIINILYCPHYQFPMQYLGCPIYAGRKKVVYFNGIVAKFSNRLKGWQGKLLSFGGKVVLIKSILTGTALPLHLFSVLHPPKTALLQAEKIMASFFWGKDNDKKKHHWITWEKLCFPTMEGGVGFRSQKSLLKEFLEAKYCKIKHSVARKSSYDLSHSWRRLMSIKKEAEKYVFWRIGKGNISLWWDNWTGKGSLAKCIIRSNASKNIKVQDFIKNGRWNQEKLHSVLPPNLISLGIIKKVQNQDFYK, translated from the exons ATGGTTAATGGGAAGAGGAGGAGACTAactttaaagaaaatgaagaaagaggATGGTAACTGGATTGAAGGAGATGACGATATTGCTGATGAAGCTATCATATTTTTCCAAAAACAGTTTACCAGGGAGGAGCATCTTGTGGACCTGTCATTGCTACAATTGATTCTAAGGGTGATTGACGGAGATGACAATGAAAAGCTGTCTGCCCCACCAACACTGGAAGAAATAAAAGATATTATCTTTTCTATGAGCATTCACAATGCTCCTGGGCCTGACGGAATATCTGGGAAGTTCTACCAATCAT GTACTGAAATTCCGAAGGCATTCACTCATACTTGCCTTACTCTCATTCCTAAG AAACTGATATCACCATCTCTAACTGGATTCATTAAAGGAAGGTCCATCACTGATAACATCATTTTAACTCAAGAAATGGTGCATAATATTAAACAACCATCATTAGCTG GTTTTAATCCTTTTTTATGTGATAAGAAAGGACCTACTCTCACACACCTGTGCTATGTAGATGATACAATATTGTTCTCATCTAGAGATCTTCTATCTCTGAAGTTAATGATGTCAAAGTTGGAGGCATATGAGAAGATTTCTGGGCAAATGGTGAACAGACAGAAGTCTGCCTTTTATGTTCCTTCTAATTTCAATGGTAGTAGAATATGtgatattataaatattttgtATTGTCCTCACTATCAATTTCCAATGCAGTACCTTGGTTGTCCTATTTATGCTGGGAGGAAGAAGGTGGTTTATTTCAATGGCATAGTGGCCAAATTTTCTAATAGGTTGAAAGGTTGGCAGGGTAAACTTCTCTCTTTTGGTGGTAAAGTTGTATTGATAAAGTCGATTCTCACTGGCACTGCTTTACCTCTTCACCTTTTTTCTGTGTTGCATCCCCCTAAAACTGCTTTACTTCAAGCTGAAAAGATTATGGCTAGTTTTTTTTGGGGAAAGGATAATGACAAAAAGAAGCACCACTGGATAACATGGGAAAAACTTTGTTTTCCTACTATGGAAGGTGGGGTGGGGTTCAG GAGCCAGAAATCTCTGTTGAAGGAATTTCTAGAGGCTAAATACTGCAAAATCAAGCATTCTGTTGCTAGGAAAAGTTCTTATGACCTGTCTCATAGTTGGAGAAGATTAATGAGCATCAAGAAGGAGGCTGAGAAATATGTGTTCTGGAGGATTGGCAAAGGGAATATTTCACTCTGGTGGGATAATTGGACCGGAAAGGGATCTTTGGCCAAGTGTATTATTCGCAGTAATGCATCAAAAAATATTAAGGTCCAGGATTTTATTAAAAATGGGAGATGGAACCAGGAAAAGTTGCACTCTGTCCTACCGCCAAATCTG ATCAGCCTAGGAATAATTAAGAAAGTACAGAACCAGGACTTTTACAAATAA
- the LOC142182156 gene encoding uncharacterized protein LOC142182156 — MAEAKAILKRILLCRDRIKGNIIVESYSLFHVTLINNKLKPPWEIRLILEHIQEISYDECFTFVHIYREVNMVADMLANLGESLKDHVVFNSLTNCPHHVRAVVLLDREGIPNFRFKPKRNQFVVNDVSNG, encoded by the coding sequence ATGGCTGAAGCAAAGGCAATACTAAAAAGAATACTTCTGTGTAGGGATAGAATTAAAGGCAATATTATTGTAGAATCTTATTCATTGTTTCATGTTACTTTGATTAACAACAAACTGAAACCACCTTGGGAGATAAGACTAATTTTGGAGCATATTCAAGAGATATCATATGATGAATGTTTTACTTTTGTTCACATATACAGAGAAGTTAATATGGTGGCCGATATGTTGGCAAATTTGGGAGAGAGTTTGAAGGATCATGTGGTTTTCAATAGCTTGACAAATTGTCCGCACCATGTTAGAGCTGTTGTATTGTTGGATAGAGAAGGCATACCAAACTTTAGATTCAAGCCAAAAAGGAATCAATTTGTTGTTAATGATGTTTCCAATGGATAA